Part of the Lichenicola cladoniae genome is shown below.
TGGCGTTGGCCTGCGGATAGACGATGCAGATGACCGAGGGCTCGCCGTTGTAGTAGCCGGCGTTGCGAAGATCCTCGACGCTGTCGTTGATCTCGGCGATATCGGTGAGCCGGATCGGCGCGCCGTTGCGATAACCGACCACCAGGTCGCGATAATCCGCCGCCTTGCGGGCCTGGTCGTTGGTGTCGAGCTGGTAGCGGCGGGGGCCGACATCGATGAAGCCCTTCGGCGTGTTGGCGTTGGCCGACGAGAGGGCGGCGCGTACGTCCTCGAAGCCGATCCCCTGCTGGAACATCGGCAGCGGGTTCATCTCGACCCGGACCGCCGGCAGCGAACTGCCGCCGGGTTGGAAATTACCGACGCCCTGTACCTTCGAGAGCTGCTGCTGCAGGACGTTGGTGGCGAGGTCGAAGAGTTCCGGCATCGTCTTCGTCTTGGACGTGAGCGCCAGGATCATGATCGGCTGCCCGGCCGGGTTGAACTTGTGATAGACCGGATTGCTGCGCAGGCTGGTGGGCAGGTCGGCGCGGGCCGACTGGATCGCCGCCTCGACGGCATGGGCTGCCGTGTTGACGTCGGTCGAGAGGTCGAACTGGATCACGATGCGGGTCGAGTTCTGAACGCTTTCCGAGGTCATCTCGGTGACGCCGGCGATGGTGCCGAGATGCCGTTCGAGCGGCGTCGCCACCGTCTCGGCGACTTCTTCCGGCGAGCCGCCGGGCTGGGTCGCCTGCACCTGGATCACCGGGAAGGCGACGTTGGGCAGTGGTGCGACCGGCAGCTTGGTGTAGGCGAACGCCCCGCTCAGAGTCAGGGCGACGGTCAGCAGCGTGGTCGCCACCGGTCGCAGGATGAAGGGCCGGGAGATGTTCATCGCGTGGTGGACGGACCGGGCGTCGGCTCGGCCCGACCGGCGTTGCGCCGTCTCATCCAGGCCCGGGTCCGCCGGCTCAGCCCGTCCATGAACAGGTAGATCACCGGGGTGGTGAACAGGGTCAGCAACTGGCTGACCATCAGCCCGCCGACGATGGCGATGCCGAGCGGACGCCTGAGCTCCGAGCCGGTACCGGTGCCCATCATCAGCGGCAGGGCGGCGAACGCGGCTGCCAGCGTGGTCATCAGGATCGGCCGGAAGCGGAGCAGGGCGGCACGCCTGATCGCGTCGAACGGGGTCATGCCGTCCTCGCGTTCAGCCTCGAGCGCGAAGTCGATCATCATGATCGCGTTCTTCTTCACGATGCCGATCAGCAGTACGATGCCGATGATGCCCATCACGTCCAGGTCGGCGCCGGCGATCATCAGGGCGGCCAGCGCGCCGATGCCGGCGGACGGCAGCGTCGACAGGATGGTGACCGGGTGGATGAAGCTCTCGTAGAGCACGCCCAGCACGATATAGACCGCGGCCAGTGCGGCCAGCACCAGGAAGAATTCGTTGCCGAGGCTGCTCTGGAACGCGGCCGCGGTGCCCTGGAACGAGGTCTGGAAGCTCGACGGCAGCCCGATCGATTTTTCGGCGGTGTCGATCGCGTTCACCGCAGGTCCGAGCGAGGCGCCGTCCCTCAGGTTGAACGAGATCGTCGTGGCCGGAAACTGGCCCAGATGCGAGATCAGCAATGGCGCGGTGCCGATATGAACCGATGCCACCGCGCTCAGCGGCACCAGCCCGCCGGTCGGCTGCCGCGCCGCGCCGGTGGTCGTGGTGCTGGTGCTCGAGGCACTGCCCGGCAGGTAGATCTGGTTCAGGCTGGACAGGTCGCGCTGGAGCGCCTTGTCAACTTCCAGGATCACCCGGTACTGGTTCGACTGGGTGTAGATCGTGCTGATCTGGCGCTGGCCGAAGCTGTCGTAGAGCGCGTTGTCGACGGTCTGCGGCGTGATGCTGAAGCGCGCCGCGGTGGCGCGGTCGAGCGTCACGTTGGCGACCAAGCCGCTCGCCTGCAGGTCGGACGTGACATCCTCGAGCTGCGGCAGCGCCTGCAGGGCGGCCACCACCTTGGGCACCCAGACGTTGAAATCGTCGTAGTTCGGGGTTTCCAGCACGAACTGGTACTGCGTCGCCGACACCGCGGTATCGAGCGAGAGATCCTGCACCGGCTGCATGTACAGCCGCACCCCGGCCACGTTCGCCACCTCGGTCTGCAGGCGCCGTATGACGCCCGATGCGGTCAGGTTGCGGTCGTCGTGCGGCCTCAGGTTGATCAGGAACCGGCCCTGGTTGAGGGTCATGTTGGTCCCGTCGACGCCGATGAACGAGGACAGGCTGATCACGTCCTCGTCGGCCAGGATCACCCGGGCCAGCGCCTGCTGGTGCGTCGACATCGCGGCCAGCGACGTATCCTGGGACGCCACCGAAACGCCCTGGATGACGCCGGTATCCTGGATCGGGAAGAACCCCTTGGGGATGATGACCGCGAGCACGACCGTGGCCGCGATGGTCAGCACCGCCACGAACAGGGTCAGCGGCTGGTGGCGCAGCACCACGTCGAGCATGCGGCCGTAGCCGGCAATGGTCCGGTCGATCAGGCTTTCGGTCCATCGCGAGAATCGGGTGCCGGACTGGATCTTCGCGCCGTCCGGATGATGCGGCTGCTCGCGCAGCATCCGCGCGCACAGCATCGGCACCAGGGTGAGCGACACGAGTGCCGACAGCACGATGGTGACGGCAAGCGTGATGGCGAACTCGTGGAACAGCCGGCCGACCACATCGCCCATGAACAGCAGCGGGATCAGCACGGCGATCAGCGAGACCGTCAGCGAGACGATGGTGAAACCGATCTGCCCGGCGCCCTTGAGCGCCGCCTGCATCCGGGTCTCGCCCATCTCGATATAGCGGGCGATGTTCTCGATCATGACGATGGCGTCGTCGACCACGAAGCCGGTCGCGATGGTCAGCGACATCAGCGACAAATTGTCGAGCGAGAAACCCAGCAGGTACATGATCGCCATGGTGCCGATCAGCGACAGCGGCACCGACAGGCTCGGGATGATGGTCGCCGGGATGTTGCGCAGGAACAGGAAGATCACCAGCACGACCAGGCCGACCGACAGCAGCAGCTCGAACTCGACGTCGCTGACCGAGGCGCGGATGGTCGTGGTCCGGTCGGTCAGCGGCGTGATGGTGATGCCGGCCGGGATCGAGCTGCGCAGCTGCGGCAGGATCCGGTCGATGGCGTTCACCACCGCGATGACGTTGGCGCCGGGCTGGCGCTGCACGTTCAGGATGATCGCCGGCGTGGTGTTCGCCCATGCCGCGAGCTGGGTGTTTTCCGGGCCGCTGACCACGGTGGCGACGTCGCGCACCCGGATCGGCGCGCCGTTGCTGTAGGCGATCACCTGATCGGCGAGAATGTCGGGCGCACTGATCTGTCCGTTCACCTGCAGGGTGGAGGAGTGCAGCGGGCCGTCGAAGGTGCCGGTCGGCGAGTTGACGTTGACCGTGGTGATGATGGTGCGCAGGTCGTCGAGGCTCAGGCCGTAGGAGCTCAGCGCGCGGCTGTTCACCTTGACCCGGATCGCCTTGCGATTGCCGCCGGTCAGCGTCACCAGCCCGACGCCGCTGATCTGGCTGATCTTCTGCGCCAGCCGCGTGTCGACATAATCCTCGACATCGACCAGCGTCATCGTCTTCGAGGTGATGCCGAGCGTCAGGATCGGGGTGTCGGCCGGATTGACCTTGGCGTAGATCGGCGGCGCGGGCAGGTCGGTCGGCAGCAGCGAGTTCGCGGCATTGATCGCCGCCTGCACTTCCTGCTCGGCGACGTCGATGTTGATGGACAGCCCGAAGCGCAGCGTGATCACCGATGCGCCGGCCGAGCTCTTGCTCTGCATCTGGTCGAGGCCGGGCATCTGGCCGAGCTGGTATTCGAGCGGCGCCGTCACGTAGGTGGTCATCACCTGCGGCCCGGCGCCCGGATAGAAGGTCTGCACCTGGATAGTCGGATATTCGACCTGGGGCAGGGCGGCGATCGGAAGGAACTTGTACCCGAGCAGCCCGACCATCAGGATCGCGAGCATCAGCAGGGTGGTCGCGACCGGCCTGACGATGAAGAGGCGGGAGAGGTTCACGGGCGGCTGGTCCGGTCGGTGTTCAGGCGCGGATCAGCCTCGCGGCCGCCGGCCAGGCTCACTGATCCCCGCCGTGTCTGTGGTGGGCCGGCGTGCCTGCGGCAGCCGGCGCCTTGGCGGGCGCCGGCGGTGGGACCATCACCTTAGAGCCGGTCTTGAGCTTGTCGGTGCCGTCGGTGACGACCTTGTCGCCG
Proteins encoded:
- a CDS encoding efflux RND transporter permease subunit — translated: MNLSRLFIVRPVATTLLMLAILMVGLLGYKFLPIAALPQVEYPTIQVQTFYPGAGPQVMTTYVTAPLEYQLGQMPGLDQMQSKSSAGASVITLRFGLSINIDVAEQEVQAAINAANSLLPTDLPAPPIYAKVNPADTPILTLGITSKTMTLVDVEDYVDTRLAQKISQISGVGLVTLTGGNRKAIRVKVNSRALSSYGLSLDDLRTIITTVNVNSPTGTFDGPLHSSTLQVNGQISAPDILADQVIAYSNGAPIRVRDVATVVSGPENTQLAAWANTTPAIILNVQRQPGANVIAVVNAIDRILPQLRSSIPAGITITPLTDRTTTIRASVSDVEFELLLSVGLVVLVIFLFLRNIPATIIPSLSVPLSLIGTMAIMYLLGFSLDNLSLMSLTIATGFVVDDAIVMIENIARYIEMGETRMQAALKGAGQIGFTIVSLTVSLIAVLIPLLFMGDVVGRLFHEFAITLAVTIVLSALVSLTLVPMLCARMLREQPHHPDGAKIQSGTRFSRWTESLIDRTIAGYGRMLDVVLRHQPLTLFVAVLTIAATVVLAVIIPKGFFPIQDTGVIQGVSVASQDTSLAAMSTHQQALARVILADEDVISLSSFIGVDGTNMTLNQGRFLINLRPHDDRNLTASGVIRRLQTEVANVAGVRLYMQPVQDLSLDTAVSATQYQFVLETPNYDDFNVWVPKVVAALQALPQLEDVTSDLQASGLVANVTLDRATAARFSITPQTVDNALYDSFGQRQISTIYTQSNQYRVILEVDKALQRDLSSLNQIYLPGSASSTSTTTTGAARQPTGGLVPLSAVASVHIGTAPLLISHLGQFPATTISFNLRDGASLGPAVNAIDTAEKSIGLPSSFQTSFQGTAAAFQSSLGNEFFLVLAALAAVYIVLGVLYESFIHPVTILSTLPSAGIGALAALMIAGADLDVMGIIGIVLLIGIVKKNAIMMIDFALEAEREDGMTPFDAIRRAALLRFRPILMTTLAAAFAALPLMMGTGTGSELRRPLGIAIVGGLMVSQLLTLFTTPVIYLFMDGLSRRTRAWMRRRNAGRAEPTPGPSTTR